The following are encoded in a window of Dysidea avara chromosome 4, odDysAvar1.4, whole genome shotgun sequence genomic DNA:
- the LOC136253984 gene encoding TNF receptor-associated factor 4-like — protein MQSHPRTGMIVFRRRTTTVRVVTLRSRSEIGGYEQQFMDTPHDSLWYICKICIHPCQDAYICGCCGHNFCKSCLNNASSTCPVCQNEELTTFPNAQADQEIEGFYAMCINKEVGCEWQGELTDITNHLENSNGCQFEEVKCSNECGKMLQRQHLISHVETECLHRKVDCRYCHIIGEHQYIEGEHKEQCPKHPLPCPNKCKVRKITREIMQAHRKECPLEIVQCGYHNMGCEERMMRKRKKKHERDKMKEHLLMMKLKWYKEVYEAKLASTEAKLALAEATLASAEAKLSLTNPHCNTEVMLHHLIKSSGHSRMVIYPPQWPIYLTTMATNNTGVVKMCPVIMKMANVASIKEEEVCWQGEPFFSQPNGGYKMSLSVLPAGNGDGKGTHMSVYLCLMKDHAYDGGLTWPLWGKFEVKLLNQISDCEHYSGIVLFSDGIPHIAASRVIDGDNGVGWGKPKFISNEALQKVTSTCQYLKDDCVFLQISKLP, from the coding sequence ATGCAGAGTCATCCAAGAACTGGCATGATAGTCTTTCGCCGACGCACTACAACTGTTCGTGTAGTAACCCTCAGGTCCCGCAGTGAAATTGGTGGATACGAGCAGCAATTTATGGACACACCGCATGACTCACTGTGGTATATCTGTAAAATATGCATCCATCCCTGCCAAGATGCTTACATATGTGGTTGCTGTGGTCACAACTTTTGCAAGTCTTGTTTGAATAATGCCTCTTCCACATGTCCAGTATGTCAAAATGAAGAGCTCACCACTTTCCCTAATGCTCAAGCTGACCAAGAGATTGAGGGCTTTTATGCAATGTGTATTAACAAGGAGGTTGGTTGTGAATGGCAAGGTGAACTGACTGATATCACTAACCACCTTGAAAACAGTAATGGCTGTCAGTTTGAGGAAGTGaagtgttccaatgagtgtggaAAAATGTTACAACGACAACATCTGATCAGTCATGTTGAGACTGAGTGTCTACATCGTAAGGTTGACTGTCGGTACTGCCACATTATAGGAGAACATCAGTATATTGAGGGAGAGCACAAGGAGCAGTGTCCCAAACATCCATTACCCTGTCCCAACAAGTGTAAAGTTAGGAAGATTACTCGTGAGATCATGCAAGCACACAGGAAGGAGTGTCCTCTTGAGATAGTCCAGTGTGGGTATCACAATATGGGGTGTGAGGAGAGGATGATGCGTAAGAGGAAGAAGAAGCACGAACGGGACAAGATGAAGGAGCATCTATTGATGATGAAACTTAAGTGGTATAAAGAAGTCTATGAAGCTAAACTAGCATCCACAGAAGCTAAACTAGCATTAGCCGAGGCTACATTAGCATCAGCTGAAGCTAAATTATCTCTCACAAATCCACATTGTAACACCGAGGTAATGCTGCACCATTTGATCAAAAGTTCTGGACATTCCAGGATGGTAATTTACCCACCACAATGGCCTATCTATTTAACCACCATGGCAACTAATAATACTGGAGTTGTTAAGATGTGTCCAGTAATAATGAAAATGGCAAATGTTGCATCAATAAAGGAAGAGGAAGTCTGTTGGCAGGGTGAGCCGTTTTTTTCTCAGCCGAATGGTGGATACAAAATGTCTCTAAGTGTGTTACCTGCTGGTAATGGTGATGGGAAAGGTACTCACATGTCAGTGTACCTGTGCCTCATGAAGGACCATGCATACGATGGTGGACTGACATGGCCACTGTGGGGAAAGTTTGAGGTCAAGCTGCTGAACCAAATCAGTGACTGTGAGCATTATTCTGGGATAGTGCTCTTCAGTGATGGTATTCCACATATTGCTGCTAGTAGAGTCATTGATGGTGACAATGGTGTAGGTTGGGGAAAGCCAAAGTTCATCTCAAATGAAGCCCTCCAAAAAGTAACTTCCACATGTCAGTATCTCAAAGATGATTGTGTCTTCCTCCAAATTAGCAAACTACCATAG
- the LOC136253216 gene encoding TNF receptor-associated factor 4-like — translation MSTVSAPSETSGHECRFVNTLHERYICKICLYPCKDPYLSGCCGHNFCKSCLDNAKKINNSCPLCQNKELASFPNIQADREIIGFGVMCTNEERGCEWQGKLNDLNSHLGNSSGCQFEDVKCFNECGKMLQRQYLTSHIVTGCPCRIVDCQYCHITGEHQFIKGVHKEQCPKLPLPCPNKCRATKIAREDMEAHRKECSLEVVQCEYHNVGCEETMIRAKKRKHEWNRMEDHLLMTKFQLHKADNKLASTETRLCNAEVMLHHLIKNSGHSRTLIDSTHWPIRLTTMTTKVTGVAKTCPVVIKMTKFTSHKEEKVCWQSEPFFSHIRGYKMYLIVYAAGNDVGKGTHLSMALYLMKGPHDDELTWPLKETFGVTLLNQISDQEHFTGIIPYSNCNDRSTIGRVIDDGSGKGWGKAKFISNEDLNKVTSTCQYLSDDCIFLRVSKL, via the coding sequence ATGTCAACCGTGTCCGCTCCTAGTGAAACCAGTGGACATGAGTGCAGATTTGTGAACACACTTCACGAGCGGTATATTTGTAAAATATGCCTGTATCCCTGCAAAGATCCATACCTGAGTGGATGTTGTGGTCACAACTTTTGCAAGTCTTGTTTGGATAATGCTAAGAAGATCAATAACTCCTGTCCTCTGTGCCAAAATAAAGAGCTTGCCAGCTTTCCGAACATTCAAGCAGATCGAGAGATTATAGGCTTCGGTGTGATGTGTACTAACGAGGAGAGaggttgtgagtggcagggGAAACTGAATGACCTCAACAGTCACCTTGGAAACAGCAGTGGTTGTCAGTTTGAGGATGTGAAGTGTTTTAATGAGTGTGGGAAGATGTTGCAACGACAGTACCTGACCAGTCATATTGTGACTGGATGTCCATGTCGTATTGTTGACTGTCAGTACtgccacattacaggagaacatcagtttatCAAGGGAGTGCACAAAGAGCAATGTCCAAAACTCCCCCTACCCTGCCCCAACAAGTGTAGGGCTACAAAAATTGCTCGTGAAGACATGGAAGCACACAGGAAGGAGTGTTCTCTTGAGGTGGTCCAGTGCGAGTATCACAATGTGGGGTGTGAGGAGACAATGATTCGTGCAAAGAAAAGGAAACACGAGTGGAACAGAATGGAAGATCACTTATTGATGACTaaatttcagctacacaaaGCAGATAATAAACTAGCCTCTACAGAAACTAGACTTTGCAATGCTGAGGTTATGCTACACCATTTGATCAAAAATTCTGGACACTCTAGGACACTAATTGACTCAACACACTGGCCTATTCGTTTGACAACCATGACAACAAAGGTTACAGGAGTAGCTAAAACATGTCCAGTGGTAATAAAGATGACAAAGTTTACTTCGCATAAGGAAGAAAAGGTCTGCTGGCAGAGTGAGCCATTCTTCTCTCACATCAGGGGATACAAAATGTACCTGATAGTATATGCTGCTGGGAATGATGTTGGTAAAGGTACTCACCTGTCAATGGCCCTGTACCTCATGAAGGGTCCACATGATGATGAGCTAACATGGCCACTAAAGGAAACATTTGGAGTTACACTGTTGAATCAAATCAGCGACCAAGAGCATTTCACAGGGATAATACCCTATAGTAATTGTAATGATAGGAGTACTATTGGTAGAGTCATTGATGATGGCAGTGGCAAAGGTTGGGGAAAAGCGAAGTTCATTTCCAACGAAGACTTGAACAAGGTTACTTCCACATGCCAGTATCTTAGTGATGACTGTATCTTTCTTCGCGTTAGCAAACTGTAG
- the LOC136253232 gene encoding TNF receptor-associated factor 4-like, whose amino-acid sequence MSTFQRKFEYQFVDTLHERYICKICVHPCQDAHLSVCCGYNFCKSCLDDLKKAGNTCPCCHNEEFFTVINKQADREIKCLHVMCTNKERGCEWQGELNDINNHLGNSDGCQFEDVKCSNECGKMLQRQYLTSHVETECPRRNVDCRYCYITGECQFVEGGHKEECVRLPVPCLNKCKVKGIAREDMEAHRTECPHEIVPCEYQGYGCEERMMRKKRKKHEWQKMEDHLLMTKFQLAKTEDKLVSTESRLSNVEVMLHRLINSSGCSDVLVDSIPWCIHLTTMATRITGMTKMCPVIFKMANFQAHKEEGVCWQGEPFFSDNNGYKLSLDVNADGSGVGKGDHLSVFICVMKCPHDDELTWPLRGKFEVKLLNQISDCEHYSVAWMYDENTDGGKLTDRVTDGDRGKGWGCPQFISNEDLHSVTSTCQYLKDDCIFLQVSKL is encoded by the coding sequence ATGTCGACATTCCAGCGAAAATTTGAATACCAGTTTGTGGATACTCTACACGAGCGTTACATCTGTAAAATATGCGTGCATCCCTGCCAAGATGCTCACCTGAGTGTGTGCTGCGGTTACAACTTTTGTAAGTCTTGTCTAGATGATCTCAAGAAAGCAGGCAACACCTGCCCATGTTGCCACAATGAAGAGTTCTTTACTGTCATCAACAAACAGGCTGATCGAGAGATTAAGTGTCTTCATGTGATGTGTACTAACAAGGAGAGaggttgtgagtggcagggtgaactgaatgacatcaacaatcaccttggaaacagtgatggttgtcagtttgaggatgtgaagtgttccaatgagtgtgggaAAATGTTACAACGACAATACCTGACCAGTCATGTTGAGACTGAATGCCCACGTCGGAATGTTGACTGCCGGTACTGCTACATTACAGGGGAATGTCAGTTTGTTGAGGGAGGACACAAGGAGGAGTGTGTTAGGCTTCCTGTCCCTTGTCTAAACAAGTGTAAGGTAAAAGGGATTGCTCGTGAAGACATGGAAGCACACAGGACAGAGTGTCCTCATGAGATTGTCCCATGTGAGTACCAAGGCTATGGGTGTGAGGAGAGGATGATGCGTAAAAAGAGAAAGAAACACGAGTGGCAAAAAATGGAGGATCATTTACTAATGACCAAGTTTCAGCTTGCTAAAACGGAAGACAAACTAGTATCCACAGAAAGTAGACTTAGTAATGTTGAGGTGATGCTGCACCGCTTGATTAATAGTTCTGGATGTTCTGATGTGTTAGTTGACTCGATACCGTGGTGTATTCATTTAACCACCATGGCCACAAGGATTACTGGAATGACAAAGATGTGTCCAGTCATATTTAAGATGGCAAATTTTCAAGCACATAAGGAAGAAGGAGTTTGTTGGCAGGGAGAGCCATTCTTTTCTGACAACAATGGCTACAAGTTGTCCTTAGATGTTAACGCTGATGGGAGTGGTGTTGGTAAAGGTGATCACTTGTCAGTATTCATATGTGTAATGAAGTGTCCACATGATGATGAACTCACATGGCCATTGAGGGGAAAATTTGAAGTGAAGCTATTGAACCAAATCAGTGACTGTGAGCATTATTCAGTGGCATGGATGTATGATGAGAATACTGACGGTGGTAAGCTTACTGATAGAGTCACTGATGGTGACAGAGGCAAAGGTTGGGGGTGTCCACAGTTCATTTCCAATGAAGACCTTCATAGTGTCACTTCGACATGTCAGTATCTCAAAGATGATTGTATCTTCCTCcaagttagcaaactgtag
- the LOC136252823 gene encoding TNF receptor-associated factor 4-like, whose translation MSKCRGRPTLRKDVIVSSPRGYQFVDAPHERYICKVCIHPCQDPYLSGCCGHNFCKSCLDDVKKTSTTCPVCQNENFTAFANKQADREFRSLHVMCTNKGRGCEWQGELNDINSHLGNSDGCHFENVKCSNECGKVLQRRYLTNHVETGCPHRTVKCRFCDNVGGRRFVEGEHKKDCLKLPILCPNKCQARKIARDEMEAHRKECPLEVVQCEYHNVGCEEKVTRKRKREHEKEKMEEHLLMTKHKLAEEAEFSRVKLASSEAKLAATETRLCNVEVILHRLINGPGYSAVQTDSTQWPFHLPSTATTVTKICPVIMKMSSFAEKVYWDSEPFFSHNIGYKMSLSVLPPGVGDGKGTHMSVYLNLMKGPHDDELTWPMRGKFEVRLLNQISDCEHHCVTVNFCSNIPCGAAGKVIDSGKALRREKSKFISSENLHKVTPTCQYLKDDCIFLQVSKLL comes from the coding sequence ATGTCCAAGTGCCGGGGTCGCCCCACCCTTCGCAAGGATGTTATTGTGTCATCCCCTCGCGGATACCAGTTTGTAGACGCGCCGCACGAGCGGtatatttgtaaagtatgtatCCATCCTTGTCAAGACCCTTACCTAAGTGGATGTTGTGGCCACAACTTTTGTAAATCTTGTTTGGATGATGTCAAGAAGACTTCCACCACTTGCCCGGTTTGTCAAAATGAAAACTTCACTGCTTTTGCCAACAAACAAGCTGATCGAGAGTTTAGAAGTCTTCACGTGATGTGTACTAACAAGGGGAGaggttgtgagtggcagggtgaactAAATGACATCAACAGTCACCTtggaaacagtgatggttgtcaCTTTGAAAATGTGaagtgttccaatgagtgtgggaAGGTGTTACAACGACGATATCTGACCAATCATGTTGAGACTGGGTGTCCGCATCGTACTGTTAAATGTCGGTTTTGCGACAATGTAGGAGGGCGCCGGTTTGTGGAGGGAGAGCATAAGAAAGATTGCCTCAAGCTTCCCATCCTTTGCCCAAACAAATGTCAGGCAAGGAAGATTGCTCGTGACGAGATGGAAGCACACAGGAAGGAGTGTCCTCTTGAGGTGGTCCAGTGCGAGTATCACAATGTGGGGTGTGAGGAGAAAGTGACGCGTAAGAGGAAGAGAGAACATGAGAAGGAGAAAATGGAGGAACATTTATTGATGACAAAACATAAGCTAGCTGAAGAAGCAGAATTTTCCAGAGTTAAACTAGCATCCAGCGAAGCTAAATTAGCTGCCACAGAAACTAGACTTTGTAACGTTGAGGTCATTCTGCATCGTTTGATCAATGGTCCAGGATATTCTGCGGTGCAAACTGATTCGACACAATGGCCTTTCCATTTACCCTCCACGGCAACAACAGTAACTAAGATATGTCCAGTGATAATGAAGATGTCGAGTTTTGCAGAGAAAGTTTATTGGGATAGTGAGCCATTCTTCTCTCACAACATAGGATACAAGATGTCCTTAAGTGTGTTGCCTCCAGGTGTTGGTGATGGTAAAGGTACTCATATGTCAGTGTATCTGAACCTCATGAAGGGTCCACATGATGATGAGTTAACATGGCCAATGAGGGGAAAGTTTGAGGTCAGATTGTTGAACCAGATCAGTGACTGTGAGCATCATTGTGTAACTGTTAACTTTTGTAGTAATATCCCATGCGGTGCTGCTGGTAAAGTCATTGATAGTGGTAAAGCTTTAAGAAGGGAAAAATCAAAGTTCATTTCCAGTGAAAacctccacaaggtcactccCACATGTCAGTATCTCAAAGATGATTGTATCTTCCTCCAAGTTAGCAAGCTTCTATAG
- the LOC136253991 gene encoding TNF receptor-associated factor 4-like has translation MSVSSPGGYEYQFVETPHERYICKICIHPCQDAYLSGCCGHNFCKSCLDNTKRTTTCPFCQGKTFSTFPNVQADREIRSFSVMCTNKESGCEWQGELNDINYHLENSDGCLFEDVLCSNGCGKTLQRRYLTSHVETECPGRFVLCHLCYITGPRKFIEGEHEEECPKLTISCPNKCKAMGITREDMEAHRKECPLEMVQCEYHSMGCEERMLRKRKRNHEEEKMEEHLLMTKFKLAKTEDKLTYAEAKLTSTETRLSRLEVMMHQLIHTTGSSSRFIESEQWSSYLTNLTTDVAAITQTCPVVMKMPEFAECKQRDVAWYSEPFYSHNRGHKLNLRIDVNGDGAGKGTHLSLFLYLMKGPHDDELTWPLRGKFEVTLLNQISDYEHYSVTVTYGNHTPDKYAGKVTDDDRGEGWGRAKFIFNQDLHKITPTCQYLKDDCIFIQVSKL, from the coding sequence ATGTCGGTTAGTTCACCTGGTGGATATGAGTACCAGTTTGTAGAAACACCTCACGAGCGGTATATCTGTAAAATTTGTATTCATCCTTGCCAAGATGCTTACCTGAGTGGATGTTGCGGTCACAACTTTTGTAAGTCTTGTTTGGACAACACCAAGAGAACTACCACTTGTCCGTTTTGCCAAGGTAAAACGTTCTCCACCTTTCCCAATGTTCAAGCTGATAGAGAGATTAGAAGCTTTTCTGTGATGTGTACTAATAAGGAGAGTGGTTGTGAATGGCAGGGTGAACTGAATGACATTAACTATCATCTTGAAAACAGTGATGGTTGTCTGTTTGAGGATGTGTTATGTTCTAATGGCTGTGGGAAGACATTACAACGGCGATATctgaccagtcatgttgaaaCTGAGTGCCCTGGTCGTTTTGtattgtgtcatttgtgttaCATAACAGGGCCACGCAAATTTATTGAAGGAGAACATGAAGAGGAGTGCCCCAAGCTTACTATCTCCTGTCCAAACAAGTGTAAAGCAATGGGGATTACTCGCGAAGACATGGAAGCACACAGGAAGGAGTGTCCTCTTGAGATGGTCCAGTGTGAGTACCACAGTATGGGGTGTGAGGAGAGGATGTTGCGTAAGAGGAAGAGAAATCATGAGGAGGAGAAAATGGAGGAACATTTACTGATGACTAAATTTAAACTAGCTAAAACAGAAGACAAACTAACTTACGCTGAAGCCAAACTAACTTCCACAGAAACTAGACTTAGTAGGCTTGAAGTAATGATGCATCAACTGATTCACACAACTGGGTCGTCAAGTAGATTCATCGAATCAGAACAGTGGTCCAGCTATTTGACTAACTTGACAACAGATGTAGCAGCAATCACTCAGACGTGCCCAGTGGTAATGAAGATGCCAGAGTTTGCTGAGTGCAAACAGCGGGATGTTGCCTGGTATAGTGAACCATTTTACTCCCACAACAGAGGACATAAGTTGAATTTGCGAATTGATGTTAATGGTGATGGTGCTGGTAAAGGTACTCACCTATCATTGTTCCTGTACCTCATGAAGGGTCCACATGATGATGAGCTAACTTGGCCACTGAGGGGAAAGTTTGAAGTGACACTGTTGAACCAGATCAGTGACTATGAACATTATTCAGTAACAGTAACTTATGGTAATCACACTCCTGATAAATATGCTGGCAAAGTGACTGATGATGATAGAGGTGAAGGTTGGGGAAGGGCAAAATTCATTTTTAATCAAGACCTTCACAAGATTACTCCCACATGCCAGTATCTCAAAGATGATTGTATCTTTATTCAAGTTA